One Setaria viridis chromosome 7, Setaria_viridis_v4.0, whole genome shotgun sequence genomic region harbors:
- the LOC117865071 gene encoding probable sugar phosphate/phosphate translocator At5g25400, whose product MGAGDDTAPAKAAMEVSSSSMSTSTAPAPSPAPPPSVLRSVLLSYAYVGIWISLSFSVIVYNKYILDPKMYGWPFPISLTMIHMAFCATLAAALVRVLRVVDVPTSPPMTPKLYAASVVPIGALYALSLWFSNSAYIYLSVSFIQMLKALMPVAVYSLAVAFRTDSFRRASMLNMLGISAGVAVAAYGEARFDAFGVTLQLAAVAAEATRLVLIQILLTSRGMSLNPITSLYYIAPCCLAFLTIPWYAVELPRLRAAAASEAGLARPDVFVFGTNSLCAFALNLAVFLLVGKTSALTMNVAGVVKDWLLIAFSWTVIKDTVTPINLAGYGIAFLGVAYYNHAKLQGLKAKEAERKAAATAVPKPDDAEAAARLLPEKDGSGGDHKN is encoded by the coding sequence atgggcgccggcgacgacaccGCGCCGGCCAAGGCCGCCATGGAGGTGTCCTCGTCGTCGATGTCGACGTCCACGGCGCCAGCtccttcgccggcgccgccgccgtcggtgcTCAGGTCCGTGCTGCTGTCGTACGCGTACGTGGGCATCTGGATCAGCCTGAGCTTCTCGGTGATCGTGTACAACAAGTACATCCTGGACCCCAAGATGTACGGCTGGCCCTTCCCCATCTCGCTCACCATGATCCACATGGCCTTCTGCGCCAccctcgccgcggcgctcgtCCGCGTGCTCCGCGTCGTCGACgtgcccacctcgccgccgatGACCCCGAAGCTCTACGCCGCCTCCGTCGTCCCCATCGGCGCGCTCTACGCGCTCTCGCTCTGGTTCTCCAACTCCGCCTACATCTACCTCTCCGTCTCCTTCATCCAGATGCTCAAGGCGCTCATGCCCGTCGCCGTCTactccctcgccgtcgccttCCGCACCGATTCCTTCCGCCGCGCCTCCATGCTCAACATGCTCGGGATCTCcgcgggcgtcgccgtcgccgcgtaCGGGGAGGCCCGCTTCGACGCGTTCGGCGTCACGCtccagctcgccgccgtcgccgccgaggccacgCGGCTCGTGCTCATCCAGATCCTGCTCACCTCCAGGGGCATGTCCCTCAATCCCATCACCTCGCTCTACTACATCGCGCCCTGCTGCCTCGCCTTCCTCACCATTCCGTGGTACGCCGTCGAGCTGCCCAggctgcgcgccgccgcggcgtcggagGCAGGGCTCGCGCGCCCCGACGTGTTCGTGTTCGGGACCAACTCGCTCTGCGCCTTCGCGCTGAACCTAGCCGTGTTCCTGCTGGTGGGGAAGACGTCGGCGCTGACCATGAACGTGGCCGGCGTCGTCAAGGACTGGCTGCTCATCGCCTTCTCGTGGACGGTGATCAAGGACACCGTCACGCCTATCAACCTCGCCGGCTACGGCATCGCCTTCCTCGGCGTCGCCTACTACAACCATGCCAAGCTGCAGGGGCTCAAGGCCAAGGAGGCCGAGAGGAAGGCGGCAGCCACAGCGGTACCCAAGCCGGATGACGCGGAGGCAGCCGCGCGCCTGCTGCCGGAGaaggacggcagcggcggtgacCACAAAAACTGA